The sequence AGCCTCCGCTTTTTGATTCGGGCCTTCTGAATGCCAAGGGCCCGCGCATGGCGGGCCCTTGGCATCAGCTCAACTCAAACGGGCGCTCAGAACCAGTCTTCTTCCATCGCCATCAAGGGTTCCACCCCGGCGCGCGCCGTGCGGATCAGCGATGCCGTTTCGGGCAGCAGCTTGGCAAAGTAGAAGCGTGCGGTGACCAGCTTGGCGGCGTAGAAACGATCGCCGCTGTCTGCCTTGTCGAGCGCCACGCGGGCCATACGCGCCCACAGGTAGGCGAACACCATGTGGCCGACCACACGCAGGTAATCCACTGCCGCCGCGCCGACTTCTTCGGGGTTGCTCATGGCTTTCATGCCGACTTCGGCGGTGAGCTTGTTGACCTTTTCACCCAGATCCGCCAGCGGCAGCAGGAACTCCTGCATGCGCGCGTCGCTCATGTTGGCCATGGCGAACTGCTGGATCTCGGCACCGAACTTCTTCAACTGCGCGCCCTGGTCGCCCAGCACCTTGCGCCCAAGCAGGTCGAGCGACTGAATGGTGTTGGTGCCCTCGTAGATCATGTTAATGCGGTTGTCGCGTACGTACTGCTCCATGCCCCATTCGCGGATGAAGCCATGGCCGCCGAAGACCTGCATGCAGTGCGAGGTGGCGAGCCAGCCGTTGTCGGTGAGGAAGGCTTTGACGATGGGCGTGAGCAGGGCGACGCTGGCCTCGGCGTCGCGGCGGGCAGCTTCGTCCGGCGCGTTCTGGGCCTGGTCGATGAGCAGCGCCACCTGCATGGCCAGCGCACGGCCGCCTTCGGCGTAGGCGCGGGCGGTGAGCAGCATCTTGCGCACGTCGGGGTGGACGATGATCGGGTCGGCGGCTTTGTCCCTGGCCTTGGCGCCGGACAGCGCGCGGCTCTGGGTGCGGTCCTTGGCGTAGGCGGCGGCGTTCTGGTAGGCCACTTCGGTCAGGCCGAGCGACTGCATGCCGACGCCGAGGCGGGCGGCGTTCATCATCACGAACATCGCGGCCAGGCCCTTGTGGGGCTCGCCGACCAGGGTGCCGACGGCGCCGTCGAGCACCATCTGGCAGGTGGAGTTACCGTGGATGCCCATCTTGTGTTCGATGGCGCCGCAGTAGATGCCGTTGCGCTCGCCCACGCTGCCATCGGCGTTCACATGGAACTTGGGCACGATGAACAGCGAGATGCCACGGCTGCCGGCCGGGGCGTCGGGCAGGCGGGCCAGCACCAGGTGGATGATGTTCTCGGCCATGTCGTGCTCGCCGGAGGAGATGAAGATCTTCTCGCCGGTGATGCGGTAGGTGCCGTCGCCCTGCGGCTCGGCCTTGCTGCGCAGCAGACCCAGATCGGTACCGGCGTGCGGCTCGGTCAGGCACATGGTGCCGGTCCATTCGCCGCTGGTGAGCTTGGGCAGATAGGTGGCCTTCTGCTCGGGCGTGCCGTGCGCATGCAGGGCGTCGTAGGCGCCGTGGGTCAGGCCGGGGTACATGGTCCACGCCTGGTTGGCGCTGTTGAGCATTTCGTAGAAGGCCTGGTTCAGCGTCACCGGCAGGCCCTGACCACCGTACTCGGGGTCGCAGGACAGCGCGGCCCAACCGCCATCGACAAACTGGCGATAAGCCTCGGCGAAGCCCGGCGGGGTGGTCACGGCGTGGGTCTGCGGGTCCAGCGTGCAGCCGATCTCGTCGCCCTCGCGGTTGAGCGGAAAGAGCACTTCGGACGCGAACTTGCCGCCCTCTTCGAGCACGGCGTTGATGGTGTCCACATCCAGCTCGGCATGGGCCGGCATGGTCTTGAAGGCGTCTTCCACCTTGAGCACTTCATGGAGGACGAACTGCATGTCGCGCAGGGGCGGGGTGTATTGGGCCATCGGTGTCTCCTCAATCGCGCGGCATCGTCATGTGCCGCACACAAACCGAACGTTCGTACGTTTTTGATCGTAAAAAAATGGGGGTCCAGAACGGCGCCGACGCTAGCCACGTCGGCGCCGCGGCGCGCTTACACGCGCTCGAAGATGCCGGCCGCGCCCATGCCGGTGCCGATGCACATGGTGACCATGCCGTACTTGACCGACGGGTCACGCTGCATGGCGCTCATGATGGTGGCGGTGCGGATCGCGCCGGTGGCGCCCAGCGGGTGGCCGAGGGCAATGGCGCCGCCCAGCGGGTTGACCTTGGCCGGGTCGAGTTCCAGCTGGCGCATGACCGCCAGCGATTGGGCGGCGAAGGCTTCGTTCAGCTCGATCCAGTCCAGCTGCGACTGCGTCAGGCCGCCGGCCTTGAGCGCCCGCGGGATGGCCTCGATGGGGCCAATGCCCATGATGTGCGGCGGCACACCGGCGACCGAGAAGCTCACGAAACGGGCGATCGGCGTCACGCCATAGCGCTTGACCGCGGCCTCGCTCATCAGCAGCACCGCGCCGGCACCATCGGACATCTGCGAGCTGTTGCCGGCGGTGACCGAGCCGCGCGCGGCAAACACCGGGCGCAGCTTGCCGAGCTTTTCGAGCGCGGCATCGGCACGCGGGCCTTCATCGGTGTCGCACAGCGACTCGATGACGCGGACCGTGCCGCCCTCGCCCGGCACATGCGTGCGCACCGTGTACGGGGTGATCTCGTCCTTGAAGTGGCCGGCGGCAATGGCGGCGCAGGCGCGCTGGTTGGACTGCAGCGCGAAGGCGTCCTGATCCTCACGGCTGATCTTCCATTGCTCGGCAACCTTCTCGGCGGTCAGACCCATACCGAAGGCGATGCCGAAGTTTTCCTGCTTGGCGAAGATGGCCGGGTTGAGGCTCACCTTGTTGCCCATGATCTGCGGCATCACGCTCATCGACTCGGTGCCGGCCGCGATCATCACGTCGGCCTGGCCGAGGCGGATCTGGTTGGCGGCATCGGCCACCGCCTGCACGCCCGAGGCGCAGAAGCGGTTGGTGGTCACGCCGGGCACGGTGTCGGGCAGGCCGGCCAGCAGCAGGCCGATGCGGGCCACGTTCATGCCCTGCTCGGCTTCCGGCATGGCGCAGCCGACGATCACGTCGCCGATCTCCGAGGCATCCAGCCCCGGCACCTTGTCGACCACGCCGCGCAGCACATGCGCGAGCATGTCATCGGGGCGCACGTTGCGGAACATGCCGTTGCGCTTGGCCACCGGAGTGCGGGTGGCGGCAACGATGTAGGCTTCCTGAATCTGTTTCATCTGTGTCTCCATTGTGGGTGATGGGTCATTGGTGATGGGCCGGTTGCGGGGCACCGCGGCCACATCACGCCTACCGAATCACCTATCACTAGTTCCTGAGCGGCTTGCCGGTTTCCAGCATGTGCTGTATGCGCTGCTGGGTCTTCTCGTTCTTGAGCAGGGCCACGAACTGGGCGCGCTCGACGTCGAGGATCCACTGCTCACTCACCTTGGCGTTGGTTTCGACCTCGCCACCGCACAGGGCGGTCGCGGCGGCCTTGGCCACGGTGTAGTCATGCGGCGAGATGAAGCCGCCCTGCGCCATGTTCATGAGCATCATTTCGCAGGTGGCGATGCCGTTGCGGCCGGCCACCTTGATGGCCGGGTTCATCATCGGCGGGCGATAACCGGCTTCGGCCATGGCGCGGGCGCGGCGGATACCGGCATAGAGCAGCTCGCTGGCATTGAACAGGATGTCGTCCGAGGCCTTGGCAAAGCCCAGGCCGACGGCTTCCTGCGCGCTCTTGGCCACGGTGGCCATGGCGATGGTCTGGAAGGCGTTCTGGATGTACAGGTACACGTCGCCACCCGCGGCGCGCTGCGCCAGGGTGTGCGCCTGCAGGGCGAACTCCTTGCAGCCACCGCCGGCCGGGATCAGGCCCACGCCGGCCTCGACCAGACCCACATAGCTCTCCAGCGCCATCACACGATGCGCCGAGTGCATCACGAACTCGCAACCGCCACCGAGGGCCATGCCCTGCACCGCGGCCACCACCGGCACCTGCGCATGCTTGAGGGTCATCGAGGCCTGCTGGAACTTGGCCACGGTCTTCTCGAGCAGCTCGAACTGGCCGGCACCGATGGCCTGGGCCACCTGCTGCAGGTTGGCGCCCACGGCAAAGGGGGCCTCGTGCCACAGCACCACGCCGTCGAGGTCACGCTCGGCGCGGGCCACGGCTTCGATCACGCCGTCGAGCACTTCTTCGCCGATGGCATGCATCTTGGACTTGAAGGACAGGATGCCGATGCGGGCGTCCTGGTCGGCACGCGTCCACAGGCGCACACCGTCGTTCTCCCAGAGGGTCTCGCCGCGATCCTTGGGCGCTTCGCCGAGGACCTGCTCGGGGTAGAGCTGGCGGTCATAGACCTTGAGGCTGGAGCGCGGCTTGAGCGCACCGGCCTCGGCCGAGAAGGAGCCGGCGGCCTCATGCACGCCCTGGCGTTCGAACACCCAGGCCGGCAGCGGCGCGTCGACCATGCCCTTGCCGGCGTCGATGTCGGCCTTGATGGCGGCAGCGATGTCGGCCCAGCCAGCGGCCTGCCAGGTTTCGAAGGGGCCCATGGACCAGCCGAAGCCCCAGCGCATGGCGAAGTCGAGGTCGCGGGCATTGTCGGCGATGTCGGCGAGGTGATAGGCGCAGTAGTGGAACACGTCGCGGAAGATGGCCCACAGGAACTGCGCCTGCGGGTGGGCGCTGGCGCGCAGCTGGGCGAATTTCTCGGCCGGGTTGCGGTTCTTGAGAATGGCCGCCACTTCGGGCGCCACGTCGGCACCGCTGGGGCGGTAGTCCTGCTGTGCCAGGTCGAGCACCATGATCTTCTTGCCTTCCTTGCGGAAGATGCCGGCGCGGGTCTTCTGGCCCAGCGCGCCTTTCTCGATCAGGGCAGACAGCCACGCCGGCGCCTTGAAGAAGCCGTGCCACGGATCCGTCGGCAGCGTGGCGTCCATGGTGCCGATGACATGGGCCAGGGTGTCCAGGCCGACCACGTCGGCGGTGCGGTAGGTGGCGCTCTTGGGGCGGCCGATGTTCGGGCCGGTCAGCGTGTCGACCTCGTCAAAACCCAGGCCCATGCGCTGGGTGTGGTGCATGACGGCGAGGATGGAGAACACACCGACGCGGTTGGCCACGAAGTTGGGCGTGTCCTTGGCGCGCACGATGCTCTTGCCCAGGCGGGTGGTCAGCCAGGCTTCGAGGTCGTCCAGCATGGCCGGCTCGGAGGTGGCGGTGGCGATCAGCTCGACCAGGGCCATGTAGCGCGGCGGGTTGAAGAAGTGGATGCCGCAGAAGCGGCCGCGCAGACCGGCGGGCATGCCGTCGGACAGGGCGTTGATCGACAGACCCGAGGTGTTGGAGGCGAAGATGGCGTCCTCGCGGATGAAGGGGGCGACCTTCTGGTAGAGGTCGAGCTTCCACTCCATCTTTTCGGCGATGGCCTCGATGATGAGGTCGCAATCGCGCAGCTGCTCGAGATCCGACCCGTAGTTGGCCGCCTGGATGTACTGCAGGCGCTCCTTGCTGGCCAGCGGCGCGGGGTCGAGCTTCTTGAGGCCCGCCAGGGCCTTGTCGGCGATGGCGTTGGGCTTGCCGTCCTTGGCCGGCAAATCGAACAGCACCACCGGCACATCGGCGTTGGCGCAGTGGGCCGCGATCTGCGCGCCCATGACGCCGGCACCCAGCACGGCCACCTTGCGAATGATCAGTTTGCTCACATGCTCCTCCTGTTGCTTCCGTAGTTCGTTGGCCGGCATCTGCCGGCTGCATCGCGTTCCTGCCCCGGGCTCGGGGCCGTGCGCATCTGTCGGTACGGCCTTCGGTCACTATGGCCCGCTTCAGCCGCGTTCGCTACCTGTCCTGCCTGACGCCCTGCACGGCCGCCGGGGGCCGGGCTGAAAATAAATCGAACGTTCGTTTGAATTCTAGTGAAAAAAATGGAAATGGCAAGCGCGGAGACGTTTCAGGCAGGCAAATCCGCCAGACGGACGGCGCCCGTCAGCCCGGGATCGCCCGATGGCGCCTTGAAGCCGGCCACGATGAAGGGCAGCATCCGCCGCAGCATCGCCTCCGGATTGCCGGCCTCGTCCAGCGCATAGATCTCGGTCATGCGCATCACGTCCTTGCCAGCCATGGCATAGGCGACCATGCCGACGAAGAAGTACATCCGCCACACCACGTCCGCCTCGGCCAGCGCCGGCAGCGCACGCATGAAGGCGCGCTTGTAGCGCTCGACCGCCTCGGCGTATTCCGCCGGAAAGAAGTCCTCGACCCCGGCACCGGGTTCGTAGAACGCGCGCCCGATCATCTGCTTGAATACCGCGCCCGAAATATTGCCCTTGCGGGTCAGGCGCAGCGCCGAGGTGATGAACGCCTCGACCAGCACCTCGACCGGAATCGGCGCCCCACCAGCCTGCGCCTCCAGGCGGTCGAGATAGCCGACCCGACTCGTATCGCGCTGCCCGAGGGCACGTGCATACACCGCCTCGATCAGACCCTTCTTGGAGCCGAAGTGGTAGCTCACCATGGCCAGCGGCACCCCGGCGTCGGCGGTGATGCGCCGGATCGACGTAGCGGCAAAACCGTGTTCGGTGAACAGGTGCTCGGCGGCATCGAGGATGCGGGTTTTGGTGTCTGTCGGGAGGTGGTCGTCTGAAATCATTGAGTTGCGCGGCCAAACCGTCCGGCTCAAATTCGGGGCAATGCCCCCTGAAAACGACACCGGCCCGGATGTCTCCAGGCCGGCGTCATCCATCACAGCATCACTGGTCAGAAGTTGTGATTGATCTGGACGGACAGGATGTCCGCGCTGGTCGAGAAGTCGCCGCGGACGAACTGCGACGTGGCCGTGGTGCCAATCACCGTCCGGCGGTCGATGCTCGAATCCTTGAAGAAGATGTGCGAGTAACCGACATCGACCGAGGTCTGCTTCGAGAACGCGTAGTTCACACCGAAGGACAGCCAGGTCCGGTCGCTATCGGGCAGGCGTACGGTACGCGACTCGGAGCTCTGCACCGGCGACTTGTCATAGGCCACACCGAAGCGAAGCTTGACCGAGTCGTTGTACTTGTAGTTCGCGCCCAGACCGATACGGTAGGTGTCCTTGAAATCAAGCGCTTCATTGGTGAGTGTCGCGCCGGTGTTCTTGTTCTTCACGTGAAGGCCGGGCAGGCTGGACCAACCCGTCCAGGTGAAATCGCCCAGCATTTCCCATTTGTCGCTCAACTGCTGCGACACAGCCAACGAGAAGCTGTCCGGCAGTTCAACGTCGACAACAGCCGGCGTTACGCCGAGCGGCGTCTCACTCTCACCCTCGACTTCAAGTTCAATCTTGGAACGATAGGTCACGCCCAAACGGGTGGTCGGCGAGAGCTGGAACATCGCACCGATGTTGTAGCCGATGGCGGTGTCGTCACCCGTCAGCTTAGATTCACGATCGGTACCGGCAACAGGCACCTTGCTGCGCAGATCGGCCTCGAACTTGAAGAAATTCAAGCCAAAACCCAAAGACACCATGTCGTTCACTTTGTAACCGATCGAGGGGTTGATGTTGATGCCCTTGATCTCGGAGTAGGAGCCTTGGTAACGACCGAAGAAGTCATCGTCCCATTCGGTGGCGTTGCCGAAGGTCGGCGACACGCCCACACCAATGAACACCTTGTCGTTCACCGAATAGCTGTAGTAGAAAGCCGGAATCACGGACAGACCGCCAGCATCGCCGCCGTCATCGCTCGAGACGAGGGAGAGCGTCGAGGGAGACGTACCGGTGTTGTCGAAAGTCAGCGAACGCTGCAGCAGAGTAACGGCACCGCTGATGTTGTGACCCTTCGGCAGATAGGTCATGCCGGCAGGGTTGAAAAAAATCGTCGATGCATCCTCGGCGGCAGCCGCGGCGCCGGCATAGGCATTCCCGTTCCCTGAGCCGTTCTGGTTCTGCAACGCAAAGCCCGATGCAGCGGCCTGACCACTACCAAGGGCCAGCAGGGCCAAGGGAACCAAGCGTGCCATGTGCTTCATTTTCATTTATGTCTCCTCACTACGCTAAATAACGCCCTTGCGGGTCTACCGCCCGGTCCGTCCGGCCCGGGCGCTCACACCGAGTCGCCACCCCCCTGTGGCGCCCCGTCAATTCAGTCTGCCTTTGGCGGCAGCGGCCGTTTCTTGCCCTCGGCATCGAGGCACACATAGGTCAGCGTCGCCTCGGTCACCTTTACCACCACCGGCTTTTCGGGGTGGCGCTCGGCATACACCTCGACCTCGATGGTGATCGAGGTGCGCCCCTCGGCCACGATGCGGGCGTAGAAGCTGACAATATCGCCGACCGACACCGGTTGCTTGAACAGGAAGGAGTTCACCGCGATGGTGGCGACCCGGCCGCGGGCGCGACGAGTGGCCGGCACGGCGCCGGCAATGTCGACCTGCGAGGCGATCCAGCCGCCAAACACGTCGCCCATCGGGTTGGTGTCGGCCGGCATGGGCATCACGCGCAGGGCCAGGTCGCACTCGCGACCGACCGGCAGGTGGCACACTTGGGTGTCGTTGGTCATGTTCGGTTCTCCGTGGGTCTCAGGCACTGGCTGCGACTCGGGACGCGAGCGGTGCATCGGCTGCCGGCGCGTCGCCGCGCGCACGCAGGGTCTGCATCGGGCCGCCCGAGAACGGCGCAAAGCCGGTGCCGAAGATCACCCCGGCATCGGCCAGATCCGCATCGGCCACCACCCCCGCCTGCACACAGCGCTTCGCCGCCTGCAGCAGCGGTTCGATGATACGGTCAGCCAGCCCCGCCGGGATTGATCCAGATGTGCCTTTTTGTGCCTTGCCAGCCGTCCAGACATAGAAGCCTTCGCCGGTCTTCTTGCCCAGCTTGCCAGCCTCGACCCGCTGCATCAGCGCACGCGGCGCGGCGCCGGCATCGCTGCCGGTGAGCGCCTGACCGGCAGCGACGGCGATGTCGAGGCCGACAGTATCGACCAGCTCGACCGGCCCGATCGGCATGCCGTACGCCACCAGCGCTGCGTCGATGGTCTCCGGCGCAATGCCTTCATCCACGCAGCGCAGGGCTTCGAGCATGTAGGGGCCGAGCACGGCATTGACCAGGAAGCCCGGCGCGCTCTTGACCGGCAGGGGCAGCTTGTCGATCTTGCGCACGAAGGTGGCGGCACGCTTGACGGCCTCGGCGTCGGACTGCTCGCCGGTGACCACTTCGACCAGCGGCAGCATGGCCACCGGGTTGAAGAAGTGGATGCCGACCAGGCGCTCGGGCGCGCTCAGCGCGGTGGCGATGTCTTCGAGCCGCAGGCTGGAGGTGTTGGTGGCGAGCACCGCCTCGGGCTTGGCGCGGCGCTCGATGTCGGCGAACAGCGCGCGCTTGGCCTCGAGGTTTTCGTAGATGGCCTCGATGATCACGTCGGCATGCGCCACGCCATGGCCCTGCGGATCGGGGATCAGGCGGTCGAGCGCAAAGCGCGCCTGGCGCTTGTCGCTGCGGAATTTCTTGTCGTAGAGCTTGGCGGCGCGGGCCACGGCCGGCGCGATGCGCTCGGCGGACTGGTCCTGCAGCGTCACCGTCATGCCGCGCAGCGCACACCACGCGGCGATGTCGCCACCCATCACGCCGGCGCCGACCACGTGCACCCGCTGGGGCGCGAAGTCGCTGTCCTTGCCGAAGCCCTTGAGACGCTCCTGCAGGAAGAACACGCGCACCAGGTTCTTGGCTGTCGGCGAGCGGAAAATGGCGTCGAGCGAGGCTGTGCTGCTCGCTGGCACGTCGAGCGCATTGCCACCGTAGTTGGCCCAGATGTCGATGATGGCGTAGGGCGCCGGGTAGTGCTCCGGCCGCGCCTTGCCGGCGACCTGCTTGCGCGCCTTGCCGGCGACGATCGACTTGAGCGGGCCGTTCATCAGCCGCTGCATGAAGGGCAGTTGCCGCGCCGGCTGGCCGGACAGCGCCAGCACGCGAGCAGCGTTGTCCATCACCCGCGGCGCCACGCAGGCGTCGACCAGGCCGAGCCGGTGCGCACGCTTGGCGTCCAGGCCCTTGCCGGTGAGCATCAGATCCAGTGCTGCGGCCGGGCCGATCAGTTCGGGCAGGCGCAGCATGCCGCCCCAGCCGGGGACGATACCGAGCATCACTTCGGGCAGAGCCAGCCGAGTGCCGGGCTCGTCCACACCGATACGGTAGCGGCAGGCCAGCGCCAGTTCCAGGCCACCACCCATGCAGTGGCCGCGGATCAGGGCCAGGGTCGGGAAGCTGACGGCAGCGAGCTGGTTCATCACGTCCCAGCCACGCTGGACCAGCGCGCGCGCCGCCTCGGCGGAGTCGATCCGGGTGAACTCTTCGATGTTGGCGCCGGCGATGAAGCCGGCCGGCTTGGCCGAGGCAATGACCAGCGCCTTGGGCGGTGCGCTGGACAGCGCCGACAGCACCCGCGACAGCTCGCCCAGCGCTTCGGCCGACAGGGTATTGGTGCTGCTGCCGGCGGCGTCGAAGTCCAGCCAGGCCAGTCCGTCGTCTTCGCGGCGCAATCGCCAGTGTTTGTATGTCATTCCGTTCGCTCGCGTTGTTCGTGCCCGGTGCGTCCGGGTCGGCTCACAGCGGGTGTCCATGCGCGGCAAAGGCCACACACAGGGCGCCCGCGCCCACATTGATGGCGGCGGTCTGGCTCATGTGCGAGACCAGCACCTCGACGCCCGCCGCCCTGGCGGTTTGTTTCATGTCGGCAAACCCCGGCATCGCCTGCACGCGATCGACCGGGCCGCCGTAGCTCACGCAGATGCAGGGCACGTCGAGCCCCTGCCCGATCTGCCGCGTGGCCCGCGCGAACAGGGATTTGACGCCGCTGTCGAAGCCGCGCACCTTGTCGATCGGGCCGGTGTCGTCGCGGTGGGCATGCAGCACCGGCTTGACGTTGAGCATCGAGCCGACCGCGTAGGCCGCCCAGTTCACGCTGTGGTCGCCCTTCTTGGCCGCGCGCCGCATGATGTAGTACAGGTCGTCGGCCACCATGAAGGCGTGCAGCGCGTCGGCCACTTGCGTCAGCCGGGCGCTCATCGACTCGAGCGGCGTGGCCGCATCGCGCAGCCGCGCGGCCTCGTAGGCCAGCACGCCCTGGCCGGCGAACAGGGTGCGGGTATTGATCACCGTGGCGCCCCAGCTCAGGTTGAGACCCGCCGCCCGGCGCAGGTCACGCGCGCCCCGGCCGGCCGTGAGCGCGGCCTGTGTGGCATGGGCGTAGATCGCGCTGCGCCCGCTGGTGATGGTCATGCACACCAGATGGTCGTACTCGGTGACCCAGCGCTCGAGAAACAAGGCCTCGATCTCGGCGGCCGACAGCGGCGCCGATTCGGCATGCAGCTCGGCCCGCTTGTCCTGCCGCTCGCGGTAGAAGGCCGTGGTGGCCACCGGATCGCGGGTGTCGACCAGGTGCCGCTCACCCACGCGCAGCCCGATGGGCAGCACATGGATGGCCTTGTCTGCCAGGAAGGTCCCCGGCAGATCGCAGGCGGCGTCGACCACCAGCCCGATCTTCATCGATGCACCCGTTTCATCAACATCTCCGCACATCCCATGGCGGTCGGGACACGCCCGAAGGCTACGGCGGACGCGGGGCTTGGCAATATGCAGGGGGGCATTGCCGCCTCCCGCGCCCGACCGTAACCGGTTGCCCTCACAGGGCTTCAACCAACATGGCACCACCCTGCCCGCCACCAATGCAGATGCTGGCGATACCGCGCTTGCCGCCGTTGCGGCGCAGCACGTTGAGGAGGTGCAAGACGATGCGCGCGCCGCTGGCGCCGACCGGATGGCCTTGCGCGACGGCGCCGCCATCGACATTCAGACGGGCCTCGTCGAGGGCGCCCAGCGCACCGTCGAGACCGAGTTCGTTGCGGCAGTAATCGTCGTCGTTCCAGGCGCGCAGGCAGGCGATCACCTGGGCTGCGAAGGCTTCATTGATTTCCCAAGCGTCCAGATCGTTCAGCCCGAGGCCGTGGCGCTGCAGGATCGGCGTAGCCGCATGCACCGGGCCGAGGCCCATCTGGTCGGGCGCGAGGCCCGCCCACTGGCTGTCGGCGATCTTGCCGATGGGTTCGAGGCCGTGTTTTTCGACCGCCGCCTCGGAGGCGAGAATCAGCCACGCGGCGCCATCGGTGATCTGCGAACTGTTGCCGGCCGTGACCTTGCCGTAGCGCTTGTCGAAGAAGGGGCGCAGCTTGGCCAGGTTGGCAGCGGTGGAGTCGGCACGCATGCCGTCGTCCTGCGCATAGACCTTGCCGTCGCGGTCGATCAGTGGAACGATCTCGTCGAAATGCCCCGCGGCCTGGGCGGCGATCACGCGCTGGTGGCTGCGCGCGGCGAATTCATCCATGTCCTCGCGGGTGATGCCGAACTTCCAGGCCAGGTTTTCGGCCGTCTGGCCCATCAGCTGGCCAACGATCGGGTCGGTCAGGCCTTTCATGATGCCGATCACCGGCGCCAGGTAGCCAAGCTTGAACCGGCGCAGCGCGGCCACTTTCTGGCCGACGGTCTTGGTCGCATACCAGCCGGACAGCCAGCGCACCATGGCGTCGGAGAGCAGCAGCGGCGCGCGCGACAAGGCGTCGGACCCACCCGCCAGCACCAGCTCGGAGCGGCCAGCCTGGATGTTGATGAGGGCTGAATCGAGCGCCTGCATGCCGCTGGCGCAGTTGCGCATCACCGTCCAGCCCGGCACCTTGAGGCCGCAGCCCATGCGCAGCGCGACCACGCGGCCGATGTTCACTTCGTCCGGCGAGGGGCTGGCGCAGCCGAGGATCACCTCGTCGAGCTGGTCGGGCGCAAAGCGCTGGCGCGACAACAGGGCCGAACCGGCCGCGGTGGCCAGGTCGGAGGCCGCGAAGGGCCCCGGCGTGTTGCGCGACTTGAGAAAGGGCGTGCGCGCCCCGTCGATGATGTACACCGGCTGGTTCATGGCTGGGGCCCTCACGCGACCTTGCGGCGTGCGTTCTGGTCTTCGGGGGTGACGTCTTCGAGCGCCTCGCGCAGGCCGAAGTCGTACTCGAAGTCATCGACGCGGATCACCTTGTCGCGCAACTCGCCGCGACGACGGATGGTGGCGTATTCGACATCGGTAATGACCCGCGCCTCCAGCGCCTTGGCGTAGAGAGCATCGACACCGCCGCCGATGAGCAGGCCGGGCTCGAACTGCCCCGACTTGATCGCGCGGCGCACCTTTTGCTCGATCGGCTCGGCCTCGACCGTGGCCAGCAGCGCGGCTTCGAGTGCGGCGACCGGGTCTTCGAGGTCGGTGCCCACGTAGGAGTCGGCCACCAGCCGGTCGCGCGTGGCCGACGGCTCGATCAGCAGCTTGGCAACCTCGTGGCCGAGCTTGTCGGACGGCACCACATAGGGGCGACCGATCGGGAACACCACCACCCGGCGCAGGAAGGCCGCAAAGAGCTTGTTGGGGAAGTTGGCGATCACGCCTTCGAAGGCGTTCTGGATCTTGAACATCGCGTCCCACACCGCCCAGTGCATCAGCGGCGCATCCTCGGCCTGACGGCCTTCGGCCTCGTAGCGCT comes from Denitromonas sp. and encodes:
- a CDS encoding OmpP1/FadL family transporter, translating into MKMKHMARLVPLALLALGSGQAAASGFALQNQNGSGNGNAYAGAAAAAEDASTIFFNPAGMTYLPKGHNISGAVTLLQRSLTFDNTGTSPSTLSLVSSDDGGDAGGLSVIPAFYYSYSVNDKVFIGVGVSPTFGNATEWDDDFFGRYQGSYSEIKGININPSIGYKVNDMVSLGFGLNFFKFEADLRSKVPVAGTDRESKLTGDDTAIGYNIGAMFQLSPTTRLGVTYRSKIELEVEGESETPLGVTPAVVDVELPDSFSLAVSQQLSDKWEMLGDFTWTGWSSLPGLHVKNKNTGATLTNEALDFKDTYRIGLGANYKYNDSVKLRFGVAYDKSPVQSSESRTVRLPDSDRTWLSFGVNYAFSKQTSVDVGYSHIFFKDSSIDRRTVIGTTATSQFVRGDFSTSADILSVQINHNF
- a CDS encoding acyl-CoA thioesterase; amino-acid sequence: MTNDTQVCHLPVGRECDLALRVMPMPADTNPMGDVFGGWIASQVDIAGAVPATRRARGRVATIAVNSFLFKQPVSVGDIVSFYARIVAEGRTSITIEVEVYAERHPEKPVVVKVTEATLTYVCLDAEGKKRPLPPKAD
- a CDS encoding 3-hydroxyacyl-CoA dehydrogenase NAD-binding domain-containing protein, with protein sequence MTYKHWRLRREDDGLAWLDFDAAGSSTNTLSAEALGELSRVLSALSSAPPKALVIASAKPAGFIAGANIEEFTRIDSAEAARALVQRGWDVMNQLAAVSFPTLALIRGHCMGGGLELALACRYRIGVDEPGTRLALPEVMLGIVPGWGGMLRLPELIGPAAALDLMLTGKGLDAKRAHRLGLVDACVAPRVMDNAARVLALSGQPARQLPFMQRLMNGPLKSIVAGKARKQVAGKARPEHYPAPYAIIDIWANYGGNALDVPASSTASLDAIFRSPTAKNLVRVFFLQERLKGFGKDSDFAPQRVHVVGAGVMGGDIAAWCALRGMTVTLQDQSAERIAPAVARAAKLYDKKFRSDKRQARFALDRLIPDPQGHGVAHADVIIEAIYENLEAKRALFADIERRAKPEAVLATNTSSLRLEDIATALSAPERLVGIHFFNPVAMLPLVEVVTGEQSDAEAVKRAATFVRKIDKLPLPVKSAPGFLVNAVLGPYMLEALRCVDEGIAPETIDAALVAYGMPIGPVELVDTVGLDIAVAAGQALTGSDAGAAPRALMQRVEAGKLGKKTGEGFYVWTAGKAQKGTSGSIPAGLADRIIEPLLQAAKRCVQAGVVADADLADAGVIFGTGFAPFSGGPMQTLRARGDAPAADAPLASRVAASA
- a CDS encoding DegV family protein; the protein is MKIGLVVDAACDLPGTFLADKAIHVLPIGLRVGERHLVDTRDPVATTAFYRERQDKRAELHAESAPLSAAEIEALFLERWVTEYDHLVCMTITSGRSAIYAHATQAALTAGRGARDLRRAAGLNLSWGATVINTRTLFAGQGVLAYEAARLRDAATPLESMSARLTQVADALHAFMVADDLYYIMRRAAKKGDHSVNWAAYAVGSMLNVKPVLHAHRDDTGPIDKVRGFDSGVKSLFARATRQIGQGLDVPCICVSYGGPVDRVQAMPGFADMKQTARAAGVEVLVSHMSQTAAINVGAGALCVAFAAHGHPL
- a CDS encoding acetyl-CoA C-acetyltransferase — translated: MNQPVYIIDGARTPFLKSRNTPGPFAASDLATAAGSALLSRQRFAPDQLDEVILGCASPSPDEVNIGRVVALRMGCGLKVPGWTVMRNCASGMQALDSALINIQAGRSELVLAGGSDALSRAPLLLSDAMVRWLSGWYATKTVGQKVAALRRFKLGYLAPVIGIMKGLTDPIVGQLMGQTAENLAWKFGITREDMDEFAARSHQRVIAAQAAGHFDEIVPLIDRDGKVYAQDDGMRADSTAANLAKLRPFFDKRYGKVTAGNSSQITDGAAWLILASEAAVEKHGLEPIGKIADSQWAGLAPDQMGLGPVHAATPILQRHGLGLNDLDAWEINEAFAAQVIACLRAWNDDDYCRNELGLDGALGALDEARLNVDGGAVAQGHPVGASGARIVLHLLNVLRRNGGKRGIASICIGGGQGGAMLVEAL